The stretch of DNA TCCCCCCCCACCTCATAACCGCCCTGCTCCCGCGCCCAACGGGCATTTCGCCGGGCAATGCGCAGTTCCGCCAGCCGCTGCGCGACCACAACCAGGATCAGCGCCCATCCGATCCCCATGCGCTCAACCCCTTCGTTTCAAATATGACTCGGCAGGAACGATTCCAGCGGATCCGGCGAAGGGGCCCACGCCGATTCCGAAACCGGAACCCCCGTCCCGACGCGGTCTCCCCGGGGGAAACCCTCCATTATCCGGCTTTTCCCCGGCGCGATCTCCTCTCCCCATCGGATGAGCATCAGTTCCAGGCTGAATCCGGGACCGAGGGCCGTGATCAGCCCGTAGGTTCCCCTTTCGGGCTGATTCCGCATTTCCCGCTCCAACACAAACAACACGGTCGCCGAAGACATGTTTCCGTGGCTGCGCAGGACGGAGCGGGCGCTGGACAGGGCTGTCTCCTTCAAGGAAAGAGCCTCCTCGTAGGCGGCCAGCACCTTGGCTCCCCCGGGATGGGCGATATACCTCCCCACCCGGTCGGGGGTCAAATCCCACCGGCGCAAAAACCCCTCCACCACCGGCCTCACTTGCCGGCGCACGATGGACGGAATATCCTTGGAGAAAATCACCTTCAGGCCGTCATCCACCACTTCCCAACCCATCACGTTCAGGGAACTGGGCCAGGTCATGCTCATCGCGTCGACGATCCGCGGCCCGTCCGCGCTCACCTCCGCCTCTTCCCCGGCAACCAGCACCGCGGCGGCCCCGTCGGCAAACAGCGAAGTGGCCACCAGATTGCTTTTGGACAGATCATTCCGGCGAAAGGTGAGCCCGCACAATTCCAGGGCGAGCAGGAGGACGCGCCTTTCCGGAAACGCCCGGGCCACTTCAAAGGCGCGGGCAAGCCCCGCCGCTCCGCCGGCACAGCCCAATCCCCAGAGGGGGGTCCGCTTCACCTGGGGGTTCATGCCCAACCGGTTGACGAGATGAGCATCGATGCTGGGGGTCGACAGGCCGGTGGAGGAGACGAAGATAAAGTGATCCACCTCCCGGGGCGTCAGTCCCGCTCCCTCCAGGCAGCGCCGAACCGCTTCCTCCCCCAGATTGCACGCCGCTTCCACATAGGCTCCATTCCGCTCGGCAAAGGAATGGTCCTGTTCAAACCAGGACCGGGGTCTGCTGAACCGCCGCCGCTCAATGGCCGCGTGATCAAAGATTTTCAACAACCGGTCAATGTCCCCAAACGCCTCCCGGAACAGCCCGCGGGCAAAGTCCCGCGCCTCCCGCTGATCCACTTCATATTCGGGTACGGCGGTTCCCACCGAGACAATTCGCGCCAATCACAATCCCTCCAACAATTTCCTGATAACCATAGATTTCCCCCTGCGGGGCAAGTCATGCAACGAGCCGCCATCTCTTCCTTTGCAAAACAAAAACCGCGCGATACAGCGCGGAAACAGGATGCCCTCATCATACCTTTTCGCTCCGGTACCCCTTCAATCCGGACAACCAGGACTCCCTCTTCACAAACAGGGACGATTCCTCCAGCTTTTCTCCCCGGTGTCTCAACAAGGGAATTCCCTTGGGCTTAAGCGTCAGAATGTAGTCCGTGATTTTCCCCGGATCACGGGACACATAGCGCGACACTTGCTTCTCGTCCTTCACGTGGAGCCCCCAGCCCAGCTCGTTGCCCACCTGAATGCGTTCAACAGTAATCTGCACACCGGTTCCGGAAGGAATGAACAGGACGTGTTCCTCCTTCATCCGCATCAGCTTTTCCGACAATTTTTCGCGATTCATGTGAATCTCCCTTTTCCCTCGTATTTCCTGGGCCCTTTCGGGTCCCTTACCAGCAAAGAATTCATCGATTCTTTAAAACTAGCATACTTCAACCCGATCGGGACAAACAAGCTTTTATCGGCAGCAAAAACCGCCGCTCCCGGCGGATGAACCCCGGAAGTCCGGGTCCGATCATTCTCCGGATCTTCTCCCGATCCCCCAACCAACTTCCCCTCCGCGGATGGGCGCGGCCGAAAAGAAAACATCACAAACAACGGTTCCAAGTGGGTAAATTGGTCCCTTGCGATCTCTTTTTACTTCTATATAATTTGGATAAGGAAAGATTATGGGGTCCGGATCCGACGGAACCGGAACCGTCCCTTTCATATGGAAGAGATGATCTTCCCGTGCCTGACGAGAGGGCGGGAAATTGATTTTAAGAGGGTGTTTTCCATGTCGCAATGGATGTTCTGGGCAGTGCTCTTCTGGGGATTGTTCATGCTGGCCTTTCTCGGCATCGGCGGATATTTCATGTTTCGCAAGTTCCTCAAATCGCTGCCCCGGGAAGACGGCAAATCGATCTTGGAATGGCAGGAATACTATATCGAGCAGACCCGCCATCTGTGGACGGAGGAGCAAAAGGAACTGCTGGAGGAGCTGGTTCGTCCGGTTCCCAAGCTGTTTCGGGATGTGGCCCGCCAGAAGATCGCCGGAAAGATCGGCGAGCTGGCATTAAAGGAAAAGGCGACGGAGATGCGGGACGATCTCATCATCCGGGGATACATCCTTGCCACTCCCCGCCGGGACCACAAGTTTCTGATCAAGACGCTGCAGAAGAAAAACATCGATCTGACCCCCTACCGGGAACTGCTGTAACATTTTCGAAATCCTCCCCCGACGGGGGTTTTTCTTTTGTGCACAATTGTTCAACCGAAGATGCCCCCTCATTTTTGAACAGAAAACACTACTTACTGTATAACAAATATCGTGATCACAGACATCGTTCCCCATACCCCCTATGTCACCACAGGTGAAAACACGTCATATCTTGCCATACCGTCTTGAACACTCTCGCCGAATCCCTTAAACAGGTCCGTTGAACCAATTCAAAAAATAGACATAATTGATGGTTGCACAAATGGCACATCTGGGATTACAATATAATTGTCATCCAGTTGTAAACTGAGTGAGATGTAAGCGAAATTTTTTCGAATATTGGATTTTGAATCGAAAGGAGTGAATTCCATGGCACGTTACATCGGAAAGTACGAAATGGGCGGAGTACGCACCGGCACGATCATGGACTGGCTTCAACCGGGGGACGAGATCACCCTCGTTAGCGCATTCGGCAAAAAGATCAACGTCAAAGTGAAAAACACCTACTACTACGATAACCGCAAAGTGTACATCACGGACCGCTTCGGATTGATCTACGCCGACGAACTGGCTTCCGCTCACGTTCCCGCTTGGAACAAAAAACCCGCCGCCAAAGCCGAGGCGAAAGTGGTCTGACCTTTCGGTTGCAAAAAAGGAGGGGCAAAGCCCCTCGAGATTGATGACAAACCCCCTGGCTCTTTTCGCAAGAAAAGCGCC from Planifilum fimeticola encodes:
- a CDS encoding DUF2621 family protein, giving the protein MSQWMFWAVLFWGLFMLAFLGIGGYFMFRKFLKSLPREDGKSILEWQEYYIEQTRHLWTEEQKELLEELVRPVPKLFRDVARQKIAGKIGELALKEKATEMRDDLIIRGYILATPRRDHKFLIKTLQKKNIDLTPYRELL
- a CDS encoding type III polyketide synthase; the protein is MARIVSVGTAVPEYEVDQREARDFARGLFREAFGDIDRLLKIFDHAAIERRRFSRPRSWFEQDHSFAERNGAYVEAACNLGEEAVRRCLEGAGLTPREVDHFIFVSSTGLSTPSIDAHLVNRLGMNPQVKRTPLWGLGCAGGAAGLARAFEVARAFPERRVLLLALELCGLTFRRNDLSKSNLVATSLFADGAAAVLVAGEEAEVSADGPRIVDAMSMTWPSSLNVMGWEVVDDGLKVIFSKDIPSIVRRQVRPVVEGFLRRWDLTPDRVGRYIAHPGGAKVLAAYEEALSLKETALSSARSVLRSHGNMSSATVLFVLEREMRNQPERGTYGLITALGPGFSLELMLIRWGEEIAPGKSRIMEGFPRGDRVGTGVPVSESAWAPSPDPLESFLPSHI